In Acidiphilium acidophilum, one genomic interval encodes:
- the crcB gene encoding fluoride efflux transporter CrcB has translation MIQTLLAIAVFGTLGCWARFGQTLLMQNLFGREFPIAVLSINVIGSFLIGFLFFETLDRLTLGPAIRTGILTGFLGGYTTFSTFELETLLLAENGEVLKAASYVILSVGIGLIAVFSGAYLARNL, from the coding sequence ATGATCCAGACCCTCCTCGCCATCGCCGTCTTCGGCACCCTCGGCTGCTGGGCCCGCTTCGGCCAGACCCTGCTGATGCAGAACCTGTTCGGCCGCGAATTCCCCATCGCCGTCCTCAGCATCAACGTCATCGGCTCGTTCCTGATCGGCTTCCTGTTCTTCGAAACCCTCGACCGCCTCACCCTCGGCCCCGCCATCCGCACCGGCATCCTCACCGGCTTCCTCGGCGGCTACACCACCTTCTCCACCTTCGAACTCGAAACCCTGCTGCTCGCCGAAAACGGCGAAGTCCTCAAAGCCGCCTCCTACGTCATCCTCTCCGTCGGCATCGGCCTGATCGCCGTGTTCTCCGGCGCTTATCTGGCGAGAAACTTATGA